One genomic window of Azospirillum sp. TSH58 includes the following:
- a CDS encoding class I SAM-dependent rRNA methyltransferase produces MTDTPTTPVKYRAIHLQAGRQRRVLHGHPWVYSNEVQMDTAAKAIPPGSPVRLLDPGGTPLGIATFNPHTLIAARMLSSDPATVVDHAFLAERLRRAVAMREALFDRPFYRVVHAEADGLPGLIVDRYGDVVTVQANSVFMDQRIDAILAAIDEVLAPRAVILRNDSTQRALEGLPEESRLVKGEIDGPIRLEENGATFFADPLGGQKTGWFYDQRDNRAFIAKLAKGKRAIDFFSYNGGFGVLCAVEGASSVVSVDRSQGALDNATRAAEANGVADRFEARRADAFNELERLNAAGETFEVVIADPPAFVKSKKDLAVGCRAYRKMTRLAAKITAPGGFLLCASCSHNVDPPTFAEQVARGLHDAGRTGRILRSAGAGPDHPVHPHLPESAYLKAIVMQLD; encoded by the coding sequence ATGACCGACACCCCCACCACCCCCGTCAAATACCGGGCGATCCATCTGCAGGCCGGCCGCCAGCGGCGCGTCCTGCACGGCCACCCCTGGGTCTATTCCAACGAAGTCCAGATGGACACGGCGGCCAAGGCCATCCCGCCGGGCAGCCCGGTGCGCCTGCTGGACCCCGGCGGGACTCCGCTGGGCATCGCCACCTTCAACCCGCACACTCTGATCGCCGCGCGGATGCTCTCCAGCGACCCGGCGACGGTGGTCGACCACGCCTTCCTCGCCGAGCGGCTGAGGCGCGCGGTGGCGATGCGCGAGGCGCTGTTCGACCGGCCCTTCTACCGCGTCGTGCACGCGGAGGCCGACGGGCTGCCGGGGCTGATCGTGGACCGCTACGGCGACGTGGTGACGGTGCAGGCCAACAGCGTCTTCATGGACCAGCGGATCGACGCCATCCTGGCCGCCATCGACGAGGTTCTGGCGCCCCGCGCGGTCATCCTGCGCAACGACAGCACCCAGCGCGCGCTGGAGGGGCTGCCGGAGGAAAGCCGGCTGGTGAAGGGCGAGATCGACGGCCCGATCCGGCTGGAGGAGAACGGCGCCACCTTCTTCGCCGACCCGCTGGGCGGGCAGAAGACCGGCTGGTTCTACGACCAGCGCGACAACCGCGCCTTCATCGCCAAGCTGGCGAAGGGCAAGCGGGCCATCGACTTCTTCAGCTACAACGGCGGCTTCGGCGTGCTCTGCGCCGTCGAGGGCGCGTCGTCGGTGGTGTCGGTCGACCGCTCGCAGGGGGCGCTGGACAACGCCACCCGCGCGGCGGAGGCCAACGGGGTGGCCGACCGCTTCGAGGCGCGCCGCGCCGACGCCTTCAACGAGCTGGAGCGGCTGAACGCGGCGGGCGAGACGTTCGAGGTCGTCATCGCCGACCCGCCGGCCTTCGTGAAGTCCAAGAAGGACCTCGCCGTCGGCTGCCGCGCCTACCGCAAGATGACCCGTCTGGCGGCGAAGATCACGGCGCCGGGCGGCTTCCTGCTCTGCGCATCCTGCAGCCACAACGTCGACCCGCCGACCTTCGCCGAGCAGGTCGCCCGCGGCCTGCACGACGCCGGGCGGACGGGGCGCATCCTGCGCAGCGCCGGGGCCGGGCCGGACCATCCGGTGCACCCGCATCTGCCGGAATCGGCCTACCTCAAGGCCATCGTGATGCAGCTGGACTGA
- the ccoN gene encoding cytochrome-c oxidase, cbb3-type subunit I, translated as MTSATLTPGAALGSQRVSENVRYYEDAVRLFVIAAVFWGVVGFLAGVFIALQLAFPALNLGLEWTSFGRLRPVHTSAVIFAFGGNVLFATSLYSVQRTSRQFLFGGEGLTKFVFWNYNIFIVLAALSYVLGYTQGKEYAEPEWILDLYLTVIWVLYAIQFIGTVMTRKESHIYVANWFFMAFILTVAILHIGNNVNVPVSLTGMKSYPFVSGVQSAMVQWWYGHNAVGFFLTAGFLGIMYYFVPKRAERPVYSYRLSIVHFWTLIFLYIWAGPHHLHYTALPDWAQTLGMTFSVMLWMPSWGGMINGIMTLSGAWDKLRTDPVLRFLVTSVAFYGMSTFEGPLMSVKPVNALSHYTDWTIGHVHSGALGWVAFISFGAIYYLVPVLWKRSQLYSLRLVSYHFWTATIGIVLYITAMWVSGIMQGLMWRAYDNLGFLQYSFVETVAAMHPFYVIRALGGVLFLAGALIMVYNLWRTAKGDVRIEKPYASAPHKAAVGAA; from the coding sequence ATGACATCAGCGACTCTGACGCCAGGGGCCGCCCTGGGCAGCCAGCGGGTGTCGGAAAATGTGCGTTACTACGAAGACGCCGTCCGACTCTTCGTCATCGCTGCAGTGTTCTGGGGCGTCGTCGGCTTCCTCGCCGGCGTCTTCATCGCGCTGCAGCTCGCTTTTCCGGCGCTGAATCTCGGCCTTGAGTGGACGAGCTTCGGGCGCCTGCGGCCGGTCCACACCTCGGCCGTGATCTTCGCGTTTGGCGGCAACGTCCTGTTCGCCACCTCGCTCTACTCCGTGCAGCGCACCAGCCGCCAGTTCCTGTTCGGCGGCGAAGGCCTCACGAAGTTCGTCTTCTGGAACTACAACATCTTCATCGTCCTGGCGGCGCTCAGCTACGTGCTCGGCTACACCCAGGGCAAGGAGTATGCGGAGCCGGAGTGGATCCTCGACCTCTACCTGACGGTCATCTGGGTCCTCTACGCCATCCAGTTCATCGGCACGGTGATGACCCGCAAGGAGTCGCACATCTACGTCGCCAACTGGTTCTTCATGGCGTTCATCCTGACCGTCGCGATCCTCCACATCGGCAACAACGTCAACGTCCCGGTGTCGCTGACCGGGATGAAGTCCTACCCGTTCGTCTCGGGCGTGCAGAGCGCCATGGTGCAGTGGTGGTACGGCCACAACGCGGTCGGCTTCTTCCTGACCGCCGGCTTCCTCGGCATCATGTACTACTTCGTTCCGAAGCGCGCGGAGCGGCCGGTCTACTCGTACCGCCTGTCGATCGTGCACTTCTGGACGCTGATCTTCCTCTACATCTGGGCCGGCCCGCACCACCTGCACTACACGGCCCTGCCGGACTGGGCGCAGACGCTGGGCATGACCTTCTCGGTCATGCTGTGGATGCCGTCCTGGGGCGGCATGATCAACGGCATCATGACCCTGTCAGGTGCCTGGGACAAGCTGCGCACCGACCCGGTCCTGCGCTTCCTCGTGACGTCGGTGGCCTTCTACGGCATGTCGACCTTCGAGGGCCCGCTGATGTCGGTGAAGCCGGTCAACGCCCTGTCGCACTACACCGACTGGACGATCGGCCACGTGCACTCCGGTGCGCTCGGCTGGGTGGCCTTCATCTCCTTCGGCGCGATCTACTATCTGGTCCCGGTCCTGTGGAAGCGCTCGCAGCTCTACAGCCTGCGTCTGGTCAGCTACCACTTCTGGACCGCCACCATCGGCATCGTGCTCTACATCACCGCCATGTGGGTGTCGGGCATCATGCAGGGCCTGATGTGGCGCGCCTACGACAACCTCGGCTTCCTCCAGTACTCGTTCGTCGAGACGGTCGCGGCCATGCATCCCTTCTACGTGATCCGTGCTCTGGGCGGCGTCCTGTTCCTGGCTGGTGCCCTGATCATGGTCTACAACCTGTGGCGCACGGCCAAGGGTGACGTCCGCATCGAGAAGCCCTATGCCTCCGCCCCGCACAAGGCGGCGGTCGGTGCGGCCTGA
- the ccoO gene encoding cytochrome-c oxidase, cbb3-type subunit II, whose amino-acid sequence MAEQKKGFSHDTIERNTLLLIVLILITVSIGGLVQIVPLFTIESTIEKVDGVRPYSPLELAGQNIYFREGCYNCHSQQIRPFRDEVERYGHYSLAAESMYDHPFQWGSKRTGPDLARVGGKYSNDWQVAHLVDPRAVVPESIMPGYAWMKDRPLKYTDIQDHMKTLRIVGVPYTDEQIASAKADLEAQKNPDADTAGLTKRYPKAVVANFTGNKGVTEMDALVAYLQVLGTMVDFTKYQSPKQLQQ is encoded by the coding sequence ATGGCTGAGCAAAAAAAGGGCTTTAGTCACGACACGATCGAGCGGAACACGCTTCTGCTCATCGTTCTGATCCTGATCACCGTGTCGATCGGCGGCCTCGTCCAGATCGTCCCGCTGTTCACGATCGAGTCGACGATCGAGAAGGTGGATGGGGTCCGTCCCTATTCGCCGCTCGAACTGGCTGGCCAGAACATCTACTTCCGCGAAGGCTGCTACAACTGCCATAGCCAGCAGATCCGTCCGTTCCGCGACGAGGTGGAGCGTTACGGTCACTACTCGCTGGCCGCGGAAAGCATGTACGACCATCCCTTCCAGTGGGGCTCCAAGCGCACTGGTCCGGACCTGGCCCGCGTGGGCGGCAAGTACTCCAACGACTGGCAGGTGGCCCATCTGGTCGATCCGCGCGCCGTGGTGCCGGAGTCGATCATGCCGGGCTACGCCTGGATGAAGGACCGTCCGCTGAAGTACACCGACATCCAGGATCACATGAAGACCCTGCGCATCGTCGGCGTCCCCTACACGGACGAGCAGATCGCCAGCGCCAAGGCCGACCTCGAAGCGCAGAAGAACCCGGACGCCGACACGGCCGGTCTGACGAAGCGCTACCCGAAGGCCGTCGTGGCGAACTTCACGGGCAACAAGGGCGTCACCGAAATGGACGCGCTGGTGGCCTACCTGCAGGTCCTGGGCACCATGGTGGATTTCACCAAGTACCAGTCGCCCAAGCAGCTCCAGCAGTAA
- a CDS encoding cbb3-type cytochrome c oxidase subunit 3 produces MDLDSITVALRSFWTVWLALLFTGIVVYAMWPGNRGKFEDASRIPLKDDGQEF; encoded by the coding sequence ATGGACTTGGATTCGATCACTGTCGCCCTGCGGTCCTTCTGGACCGTCTGGCTGGCCCTGCTCTTCACCGGCATCGTGGTCTACGCCATGTGGCCAGGCAACCGGGGCAAGTTCGAAGACGCCTCCCGGATCCCGCTCAAGGATGATGGTCAGGAGTTTTAG
- the ccoP gene encoding cytochrome-c oxidase, cbb3-type subunit III: MAQKEKDALSGVETTGHEWDGLRELNNPLPKWWLYIFYVCIAWSLVYYVFYPAWPLGKSYTKGLLGYSQREELVQKVADGKKAQEKYLTAIAATSVEDIQKNKDLLAFAMAGGRSYFNENCAACHGAGGQGAKGFPTLADDVWLWGGSSADIYKTIQHGIRADDGDTRGTVGIGMTAFGRDGILNREQIGQVAEYVLSLNKRSTDAAAAAKGKTVYEENCAACHGENAQGSVAVGMDVGAPPLVTANWLYGGDKATLVETITNGRAGVMPAWSKRLDDATIKSLAVYVHNLGGGK, from the coding sequence ATGGCACAGAAAGAAAAGGACGCCCTGTCCGGCGTCGAGACCACCGGTCACGAGTGGGACGGCCTGCGGGAGCTGAACAACCCCCTGCCCAAGTGGTGGCTGTACATCTTCTACGTCTGCATCGCGTGGTCCCTCGTCTACTACGTGTTCTACCCGGCCTGGCCGCTGGGCAAGAGCTACACGAAGGGACTGCTCGGCTACTCGCAGCGCGAGGAGCTGGTGCAGAAGGTCGCCGACGGCAAGAAGGCCCAGGAAAAGTATCTGACGGCCATCGCGGCGACCTCCGTCGAGGACATCCAGAAGAACAAGGACCTCCTTGCCTTCGCGATGGCCGGCGGCCGCTCCTACTTCAACGAGAACTGCGCGGCCTGCCACGGCGCCGGCGGTCAGGGCGCCAAGGGCTTCCCGACGCTCGCCGACGACGTGTGGCTGTGGGGCGGCTCCAGCGCCGACATCTACAAGACCATCCAGCACGGCATCCGTGCGGATGACGGCGACACCCGCGGGACCGTCGGCATCGGCATGACCGCCTTCGGCCGGGACGGCATCCTGAACCGCGAGCAGATCGGTCAGGTCGCCGAGTATGTCCTGTCGCTGAACAAGCGCTCGACCGACGCCGCCGCGGCGGCGAAGGGCAAGACCGTTTACGAAGAGAACTGCGCCGCCTGCCACGGCGAGAACGCGCAGGGCTCGGTCGCGGTTGGCATGGACGTCGGCGCTCCGCCGCTCGTCACGGCCAACTGGCTGTATGGCGGCGACAAGGCCACGCTGGTGGAGACCATCACGAACGGCCGCGCCGGCGTGATGCCCGCCTGGTCGAAGCGTCTGGACGACGCGACGATCAAGTCGCTGGCCGTCTACGTCCACAACCTGGGCGGCGGCAAGTAA
- the ccoG gene encoding cytochrome c oxidase accessory protein CcoG encodes MSTTTEQPPSRSDVLERPATGDAPAAPPKAQRRASRSMYQKHAKVYPKAVHGTFRRIKWTALAVLLAIYYVLPWVRWDRGPNAPDQAVLLDLANRRFYLFFVELWPQQIYYLTGALILAALGLFLATSLAGRVWCGYACPQTVWTDLYVWVERLVEGDRGERIRLDQGAWTARKAGRKLLKNLIWLLIALATGGAWIFYFTDAPTLLGEMLRFEVSSTALGFIGLFTATTYLLAGFAREQVCTYMCPWPRFQSAMIDEDSLVVTYQDWRGEGRSLMRKSQSWEERRAEGLGDCIDCFNCVQVCPAGIDIRDGLQMQCIGCGLCIDACDEIMTKVGRPTGLITFDTQTNQVAVATGGQPVPFRLLRPRTILYTLMMLVIAGGIGVGLLLKPGLDISVLRDRAPLFVALSDGSVRNAFTFKISNMTRDPRAYTLAVSGVAGASLSVAGEGQDEQAGTQRLTAGPDMVATYRIFVTAPRTGLQGASQPLTFRLTSADGEVATYDSVFMGPAN; translated from the coding sequence ATGAGCACGACCACCGAACAGCCGCCATCCCGAAGCGATGTCTTGGAACGCCCGGCCACTGGAGACGCGCCCGCCGCCCCGCCGAAGGCGCAGCGTCGCGCGTCGCGCTCGATGTACCAGAAGCACGCCAAGGTCTATCCCAAGGCGGTGCACGGCACCTTCCGCCGCATCAAATGGACGGCGCTGGCGGTTCTCCTGGCGATCTACTACGTGCTGCCCTGGGTCCGCTGGGACCGCGGGCCGAACGCCCCTGACCAGGCGGTCCTGCTCGACCTCGCCAACCGCCGCTTCTACCTGTTCTTCGTGGAGCTGTGGCCGCAGCAGATCTACTACCTGACCGGCGCGCTGATCCTGGCGGCGCTGGGCCTCTTCCTGGCGACCTCGCTGGCCGGCCGCGTCTGGTGCGGCTACGCCTGCCCGCAGACGGTGTGGACCGACCTCTATGTCTGGGTCGAACGGCTGGTCGAGGGCGACCGCGGCGAGCGCATCCGCCTGGACCAGGGCGCCTGGACCGCCCGCAAGGCCGGGCGCAAGCTGTTGAAGAACCTGATCTGGCTGCTGATCGCGCTGGCGACCGGCGGCGCCTGGATCTTCTACTTCACCGACGCGCCGACCCTGCTGGGCGAGATGCTGCGGTTCGAGGTGTCCTCGACCGCCCTCGGCTTCATCGGGCTGTTCACCGCCACCACCTACCTGCTGGCCGGCTTCGCGCGGGAGCAGGTCTGCACCTACATGTGCCCGTGGCCGCGCTTCCAGTCGGCGATGATCGACGAGGACAGCCTGGTCGTCACCTACCAGGACTGGCGCGGCGAGGGCCGCAGCCTGATGCGCAAGTCGCAGAGCTGGGAGGAGCGCAGGGCCGAGGGGCTGGGCGACTGCATCGACTGCTTCAACTGCGTCCAGGTCTGCCCCGCCGGCATCGACATCCGCGACGGGCTGCAGATGCAGTGCATCGGCTGCGGCCTGTGCATCGACGCCTGCGACGAGATCATGACCAAGGTCGGGCGCCCGACCGGCCTCATCACCTTCGACACCCAGACCAATCAGGTGGCCGTCGCCACCGGCGGCCAGCCGGTGCCTTTCCGCCTGCTGCGCCCGCGCACGATCCTCTACACGCTGATGATGCTGGTCATCGCCGGCGGCATCGGCGTCGGGCTGCTGCTGAAGCCGGGGCTGGACATCAGCGTGCTGCGCGACCGCGCCCCGCTGTTCGTGGCGCTGTCGGACGGGTCGGTGCGCAACGCCTTCACCTTCAAGATCTCCAACATGACCCGCGACCCGCGGGCCTACACGCTGGCCGTGTCCGGCGTGGCGGGGGCCAGCCTGTCGGTGGCCGGCGAAGGCCAGGACGAGCAGGCCGGCACCCAGCGCCTGACCGCCGGTCCGGACATGGTGGCGACCTACAGAATTTTCGTGACCGCGCCGCGCACCGGTTTGCAAGGCGCCTCCCAGCCCCTTACCTTCAGGCTTACCTCGGCCGATGGTGAGGTGGCGACCTATGACTCCGTCTTCATGGGGCCGGCCAACTGA
- a CDS encoding FixH family protein, whose product MTLSTDAGTRRTPPCRTGRQPGWYIPWIFVAGFAVVIAVNGVMLHFALSSWTGVQTEQHFMKGLKYNEDLAGARAQAERGWKVATDFTATEAQKGILALTLHDKYGNLLKDAEVKVAFIRPTSEGHDVRLDLPYLGEGRFAAPVALPLPGQWDLRVEIHHATGDYQDERRLFVK is encoded by the coding sequence ATGACGCTGTCCACCGACGCCGGAACCCGCCGCACCCCGCCCTGCCGGACCGGCCGCCAGCCCGGCTGGTACATCCCCTGGATCTTCGTGGCCGGTTTCGCCGTCGTGATCGCGGTCAACGGCGTGATGCTGCACTTCGCCCTGTCGAGCTGGACCGGCGTCCAGACCGAGCAGCATTTCATGAAGGGGCTGAAGTACAACGAGGATCTGGCCGGCGCCCGCGCCCAGGCCGAGCGCGGCTGGAAGGTTGCCACCGACTTCACCGCCACCGAGGCGCAGAAGGGCATCCTGGCGCTGACGCTGCACGACAAGTACGGCAACCTGCTGAAGGACGCCGAGGTGAAGGTCGCCTTCATCCGCCCGACCAGCGAGGGCCACGACGTGCGCCTCGACCTGCCCTATCTGGGCGAGGGCCGCTTCGCCGCCCCGGTGGCGCTGCCGCTGCCCGGCCAGTGGGACCTGCGCGTGGAAATCCACCACGCCACCGGCGACTACCAGGACGAACGGCGCCTCTTCGTCAAGTAA
- a CDS encoding heavy metal translocating P-type ATPase metal-binding domain-containing protein, protein MTVCLHCGQEHPEGTGTTASDGAGPFCCTGCAAAYDLVRGLGLERYYERRCVDPAARPLRPDGEAPPLDYAPHAKPGADGTASLHLMIDGLQCAACVWLIETALARQPGVTHARLNMTTRRLSVTWREAETDANTVVDTVARIGYRAVPFDPERLGDAQAKTEKELLRSLAVAGFGASNVMLLSVSVWAGHATGMGSATRDLMHWLSALICMPAIAYALRPFARSAFQALRRGRTNMDVPITIGVLLATSMSLFETINSGQHAYFDGAMMLLFFLLIGRYLDQRARGRARSAAEQLLGLHATSVTVLSEDGRSAIVPPDQVSPGSTVLVAVGERVAVDGTVADGVSDLDTALITGETVPGSVRPGDRVFAGMLNLTAPLRVTVTAVGEGTLLAEIVRLMEVAEQGRAKYVAIADRVSRHYAPVVHVAALGTFLGWLLLGGLPWQDSLMNAVAVLIITCPCALALAVPVVQVIASGRLMRQGILLKTATALERLAVIDTVVFDKTGTLTEGRPVPQLDGVAEDDLRLAAALAGASRHPLARALTRALPNVPVAAGVREVPGAGLALDGPEGEIRLGSRAFTGAPDAAEDAAGPELWLARPGATPVRITFLDAPRADAAAVVRGLKARGLDVRLLSGDRRGAVAAVAAQLGIEDWRAGQTPADKTAVLDALAAEGRKVLMVGDGLNDAPALAAASVSMSPSTAVDVSQTAADVVFQGRRLRPILEALEVSRRSGRLVRQNFAIALVYNLFAVPIAMAGMLTPLLAALAMSSSSLIVIANALRLSRGAVTKDLTDDRASLSDRDRAEPGADGPGGVPVGSQVRAV, encoded by the coding sequence ATGACCGTCTGCCTCCACTGCGGGCAGGAGCATCCCGAGGGCACCGGCACCACCGCCTCCGACGGCGCCGGCCCCTTCTGCTGCACCGGCTGCGCGGCGGCCTACGACCTCGTCCGCGGGCTCGGACTGGAACGCTATTATGAGCGGCGCTGCGTCGATCCCGCCGCCCGGCCCCTGCGCCCGGACGGCGAGGCGCCGCCGCTCGACTACGCCCCCCACGCCAAGCCGGGGGCCGACGGCACCGCCTCGCTGCACCTGATGATCGACGGGCTGCAATGCGCGGCCTGCGTCTGGCTGATCGAGACGGCGCTGGCCCGCCAGCCGGGGGTGACCCACGCGCGGCTGAACATGACGACGCGCCGCCTGTCGGTGACGTGGCGCGAGGCCGAGACCGACGCCAACACCGTCGTCGACACCGTCGCCCGCATCGGCTACCGCGCCGTGCCCTTCGACCCGGAGCGGCTGGGCGACGCCCAGGCGAAGACGGAGAAGGAACTTCTGCGCTCGCTCGCCGTCGCCGGCTTCGGCGCCAGCAACGTGATGCTGCTGTCGGTGTCGGTCTGGGCCGGCCACGCCACCGGCATGGGCTCCGCCACCCGCGACCTGATGCACTGGCTGTCGGCGCTGATCTGCATGCCGGCCATCGCCTACGCCCTGCGGCCCTTCGCGCGCTCGGCCTTCCAGGCGCTGCGGCGCGGGCGGACGAACATGGACGTGCCGATCACCATCGGCGTCCTGCTCGCCACCAGCATGAGCCTGTTCGAGACGATCAACAGCGGCCAGCACGCCTATTTCGACGGCGCGATGATGCTGCTGTTCTTCCTGCTGATCGGGCGCTACCTCGACCAGCGGGCGCGGGGCCGCGCGCGCTCGGCGGCGGAGCAGCTTCTCGGCCTGCACGCCACCTCGGTGACCGTGCTGAGCGAGGACGGGCGCAGCGCCATCGTCCCGCCCGATCAGGTCAGCCCCGGCTCCACCGTCCTGGTGGCGGTGGGCGAGCGGGTCGCGGTGGACGGCACGGTGGCCGACGGCGTATCCGACCTCGACACCGCCCTGATCACCGGCGAGACGGTGCCGGGCAGCGTTCGCCCCGGCGACCGCGTGTTCGCCGGCATGCTCAACCTCACCGCCCCGCTGCGCGTGACCGTGACGGCGGTGGGGGAGGGCACGCTGCTGGCCGAGATCGTGCGGCTGATGGAGGTGGCGGAGCAGGGCCGCGCCAAATACGTCGCCATCGCCGACCGCGTGTCGCGCCATTACGCCCCGGTCGTCCATGTGGCGGCGCTGGGCACCTTCCTGGGCTGGCTGCTGCTCGGCGGGCTGCCCTGGCAGGATTCGCTGATGAACGCCGTCGCCGTGCTGATCATCACCTGCCCCTGCGCGCTGGCGCTCGCCGTGCCGGTGGTGCAGGTGATCGCCAGCGGGCGGCTGATGCGGCAGGGCATCCTGCTGAAGACCGCCACGGCGCTGGAACGGCTGGCCGTCATCGACACGGTGGTCTTCGACAAGACCGGCACCCTGACCGAAGGGCGCCCCGTCCCGCAGCTCGACGGGGTGGCCGAGGACGACCTGCGCCTCGCCGCGGCGCTCGCCGGGGCCAGCCGCCACCCGCTGGCCCGCGCCCTGACCCGCGCGCTGCCCAACGTTCCCGTCGCCGCCGGCGTGCGGGAGGTGCCCGGCGCCGGCCTCGCCCTGGACGGTCCCGAGGGGGAAATTCGGCTGGGCAGCCGCGCCTTCACCGGCGCGCCGGACGCGGCGGAGGACGCCGCGGGGCCGGAGCTGTGGCTGGCCCGCCCCGGCGCCACCCCGGTGCGCATCACCTTCCTCGACGCGCCGCGCGCCGACGCCGCGGCGGTGGTGCGCGGGCTGAAGGCGCGGGGCCTGGACGTCCGGCTGCTGTCCGGCGACCGCCGGGGGGCGGTTGCCGCCGTGGCCGCCCAGCTGGGCATCGAGGATTGGCGCGCCGGCCAGACGCCCGCCGACAAGACCGCCGTTCTGGACGCGCTCGCCGCCGAGGGGCGGAAGGTGCTGATGGTCGGCGACGGGCTGAACGACGCCCCGGCGCTGGCCGCGGCCAGCGTGTCGATGTCGCCGTCCACCGCGGTGGACGTCAGCCAGACCGCCGCCGACGTGGTGTTCCAGGGCCGCCGCCTGCGCCCCATCCTGGAGGCGCTGGAGGTGTCCCGCCGCTCCGGGCGGCTGGTGCGCCAGAATTTCGCCATCGCGCTGGTCTACAACCTCTTCGCGGTGCCCATCGCCATGGCGGGCATGCTGACGCCGCTGCTGGCGGCGCTGGCCATGTCCTCCTCCTCTCTGATCGTTATCGCCAACGCCCTGCGGCTCAGCCGCGGCGCGGTGACCAAGGACCTGACCGATGACCGAGCTTCTCTATCTGATCGCGATCGCGCTGAGCCTGGGGCTGATGGGCCTGGGGGCGTTCCTGTGGGCTCTCAAGTCCGGGCAGTTTGA
- the ccoS gene encoding cbb3-type cytochrome oxidase assembly protein CcoS — translation MGLGAFLWALKSGQFDDLDGAAHRILFDDEPPRPNAEPSSPPKGR, via the coding sequence ATGGGCCTGGGGGCGTTCCTGTGGGCTCTCAAGTCCGGGCAGTTTGACGATCTCGACGGGGCGGCCCACCGCATCCTGTTCGACGACGAGCCGCCGCGCCCGAACGCCGAGCCGTCCAGCCCGCCGAAGGGCCGCTGA
- a CDS encoding Crp/Fnr family transcriptional regulator: MRSLTVCAALDPEELRRLADILQTSRVEAGQTLFSEGDAADALYNVTAGTVKLYKLLPDGRRQITGFLVTGDFLGLAVNDSYAYTAETVTAATLCRFPRKKIDALMDEFPKMQRRLFSMASNELAAAQDQMLLLGRKTAKEKICSFLLMLSQRAARRGHKENPVYVPMSRADIADYLGLTTETVSRTFTQLKTAGVISLQEGNKVLISDMDAIYDMAEGC; encoded by the coding sequence GTGCGCAGTCTGACCGTCTGCGCCGCCCTGGACCCCGAGGAATTGCGCCGTCTCGCCGACATCCTGCAGACCTCCCGCGTCGAAGCCGGCCAGACCCTGTTCAGCGAGGGCGACGCGGCGGACGCGCTCTACAACGTCACCGCCGGCACCGTGAAGCTCTACAAGCTGCTGCCGGACGGGCGCCGCCAGATCACCGGCTTCCTCGTCACCGGCGACTTCCTGGGGCTGGCCGTCAACGACAGCTACGCCTACACCGCGGAAACGGTCACGGCGGCGACGCTCTGCCGCTTCCCGCGCAAGAAGATCGACGCGCTGATGGACGAGTTCCCGAAGATGCAGCGCCGTCTCTTCTCCATGGCCTCGAACGAGCTGGCGGCGGCGCAGGACCAGATGCTTCTGCTCGGCCGCAAGACGGCGAAGGAGAAGATCTGCTCCTTCCTGCTGATGCTGTCCCAGCGCGCCGCCCGGCGCGGGCACAAGGAAAACCCCGTCTACGTGCCGATGAGCCGGGCCGACATCGCCGATTACCTGGGCCTGACCACCGAGACGGTCAGCCGCACCTTCACCCAGCTGAAGACCGCTGGGGTGATCTCGCTGCAGGAAGGCAACAAGGTCCTGATCAGCGACATGGACGCCATCTACGACATGGCCGAGGGCTGCTGA